In Arthrobacter sp. SLBN-83, one DNA window encodes the following:
- a CDS encoding MaoC family dehydratase: MTLQQPVILAEMPSLSKLYVNAAAMAARRRLLGNHDTSVLPAESHEVRGVAVDVENLTAYQHLIGETASDVLPAGFIHAIAFPLAMSVMNRDDFPLPLLGMIHLRNSVEQRSPLVFTDVLDMTAKVENLRGHRAGTQVDVVAEVRPAGSAEVHWRGVSTYLAKGVFLPGIDKPTAVPARADFTAPDPTALWHLGVDAGRAYASVSGDFNPIHLSVLSAKALGMRRSIAHGMYLASRALADVGPARGDSFTWEVEFEAPVFLPSRVALEIDSEQSPSGAWKHSNFVAWSPRSGRRHFTGTVAAL, encoded by the coding sequence ATGACACTCCAGCAACCAGTGATCCTGGCCGAGATGCCGTCCCTGTCCAAGCTCTACGTCAACGCCGCTGCGATGGCTGCACGGCGCAGGCTCCTGGGAAACCATGACACCTCGGTCCTTCCGGCGGAAAGCCACGAAGTCAGGGGCGTCGCTGTAGACGTCGAAAACCTCACTGCCTACCAGCACCTGATCGGTGAGACGGCCAGCGACGTGCTGCCGGCCGGTTTTATCCATGCCATCGCATTTCCCCTGGCCATGAGCGTCATGAACCGGGACGACTTTCCGCTTCCGCTGCTGGGCATGATCCATTTGCGCAACAGCGTGGAGCAGAGGTCGCCATTGGTTTTCACCGACGTTCTGGATATGACCGCCAAGGTGGAAAACCTGCGCGGACACCGTGCGGGCACCCAAGTGGACGTTGTGGCGGAGGTCCGGCCTGCCGGCTCTGCCGAGGTGCACTGGCGCGGGGTTTCCACCTACCTGGCCAAGGGGGTGTTCCTGCCGGGGATCGACAAACCCACCGCCGTGCCGGCAAGGGCTGACTTCACGGCACCGGACCCAACCGCCCTGTGGCACCTGGGTGTGGACGCCGGCCGTGCCTATGCCTCAGTGTCGGGGGACTTCAATCCCATTCACCTGAGTGTGCTCTCGGCCAAGGCATTGGGAATGCGCCGTTCGATCGCCCATGGCATGTACCTGGCGTCGCGGGCCCTTGCAGATGTGGGCCCGGCCCGCGGCGATTCCTTCACCTGGGAGGTGGAATTCGAGGCGCCCGTCTTCCTGCCGTCCCGGGTGGCCCTGGAGATCGACAGCGAACAAAGCCCTTCGGGGGCATGGAAGCACTCCAACTTTGTGGCCTGGAGCCCGCGCTCCGGGCGGCGCCATTTCACCGGCACCGTTGCAGCGCTTTAG
- a CDS encoding 3-oxoacyl-ACP reductase: MADKYTQLVNSGPGRNLAKKLGLPQPAVLRRYEPGQPLVAGPIVVVGDTAGADKLAVELLSWDLDVRRHAVPAEKLGAIILVLDEVEHPADLEKPVLAAAGSLRDLRAGGRIITLSRPAAEASSPQTAAARQGVDGFLRSLAKELRAGATGNGVLLADGTTSTSPSALGAIRFFLSARSAFVDGQFLTVSTEDGVLPADPERPLEGKIAVVTGAARGIGAQIARTMHRDGATLILVDIPAAGDQLASVANEVRGTALQLDITGADAGQRILDHAVQRHGRLDVVVHNAGVTRDKLLANMDQARWNSVININIAAQLRINEALLQSGHLGPTPRIVSVASTSGIAGNRGQTNYAASKGGVMGMVRASAPLFASRGGTINAVAPGFIETEMTARIPFAVREVARRLNSLQQGGLPSDVAETIAFLASDAAGGINGEVLRVCGQNLVGA, translated from the coding sequence ATGGCAGATAAATACACACAACTGGTCAACAGCGGCCCGGGCCGCAACCTTGCAAAGAAGCTCGGCCTCCCGCAGCCCGCTGTCCTGCGCCGGTACGAGCCCGGCCAGCCGCTGGTGGCGGGCCCCATCGTCGTCGTGGGGGACACCGCAGGAGCGGACAAGCTTGCTGTGGAACTGCTGTCCTGGGACCTTGACGTCAGGCGGCACGCGGTCCCGGCCGAAAAGCTCGGCGCCATCATCCTGGTGCTGGACGAGGTGGAGCACCCGGCGGACCTGGAAAAGCCCGTCCTGGCGGCGGCCGGTTCGCTCCGCGACCTGCGGGCCGGCGGCCGGATCATCACGTTGTCGCGTCCCGCGGCGGAGGCGTCCTCGCCCCAAACGGCAGCGGCACGGCAGGGGGTGGACGGCTTCCTGCGCTCCCTTGCCAAGGAACTGCGGGCGGGGGCAACGGGAAATGGGGTACTCCTGGCAGACGGCACCACGTCCACCAGCCCCAGCGCCCTTGGTGCGATCAGGTTCTTCCTCTCCGCCCGCTCCGCCTTCGTGGACGGCCAGTTCCTCACGGTTTCAACGGAGGACGGCGTGCTTCCCGCCGACCCGGAACGGCCGCTGGAAGGAAAAATTGCCGTCGTCACCGGCGCCGCGCGCGGCATCGGAGCCCAGATTGCCCGGACCATGCACCGGGACGGAGCCACGCTCATCCTGGTGGACATCCCGGCTGCCGGGGACCAGTTGGCGTCCGTAGCCAACGAGGTGCGGGGCACCGCCTTGCAGCTGGACATCACCGGCGCGGATGCGGGGCAACGGATCCTCGACCATGCCGTCCAGCGGCACGGGCGGCTGGACGTCGTAGTGCATAACGCAGGTGTCACGCGGGATAAGCTGCTGGCCAACATGGACCAGGCGCGTTGGAACAGCGTCATCAACATCAACATCGCCGCCCAGCTCCGGATCAACGAGGCACTGCTGCAATCAGGGCATTTGGGACCTACGCCGCGTATCGTTTCAGTTGCCTCCACCAGCGGCATCGCCGGGAACCGGGGACAGACCAACTACGCCGCATCCAAGGGGGGAGTGATGGGAATGGTTCGGGCCAGCGCCCCGCTGTTCGCATCCCGCGGCGGCACCATCAACGCCGTGGCTCCCGGCTTCATCGAAACCGAGATGACGGCCCGCATCCCGTTCGCCGTGCGGGAGGTGGCACGGCGGCTGAACTCGCTCCAGCAGGGCGGCCTTCCCTCCGACGTTGCGGAAACCATCGCGTTCCTGGCCAGCGACGCCGCGGGCGGCATCAACGGCGAGGTGCTGCGGGTGTGCGGGCAGAACCTGGTGGGGGCATGA
- a CDS encoding acetyl-CoA C-acetyltransferase: protein MSIDGQSTPAPDGSVSAAFPATRRAVIVGGNRIPFARAGGAYAKSSNQDMLTAALDGLIARFGLQDERIGQVAAGAVLKHSRDFNLTREAVLGSALSAETPVYDLQQACATGLETVVGLANKIKLGQIDSAIAGGVDSASDAPVVVSEGLREVILDLHRAKTLPQRLQILSRLRPKDLTPLAPGTAEPRTGLTMGEHQALTTAQWKISREAQDELALNSHHNLAAAYESGFFDDLMTPYRGLTRDANLRADTSMEKLAGLKPVFGRNLGADATMTAGNSTPLTDGASTVLLASDEWADARDLPKLATVVDAEAAAVDFVHGKDGLLMAPVFAVPRLLARQNLTFADFDYFEIHEAFAATVLSTLAAWEDEEFGRTRLGLEGAFGSIDRSRLNVNGSSLAAGHPFAATGGRIVGTLAKMLHDKAASTGRPARGLVSVCAAGGQGVVAILESL from the coding sequence ATGTCCATAGACGGACAGTCCACCCCCGCGCCTGATGGATCAGTTTCAGCCGCCTTCCCTGCAACCCGCAGGGCGGTGATCGTCGGCGGAAACAGGATTCCCTTCGCCCGTGCCGGCGGCGCCTATGCAAAGTCCTCCAACCAGGACATGCTGACCGCTGCCCTGGACGGCCTGATTGCACGCTTCGGACTTCAGGACGAGCGGATCGGCCAGGTGGCAGCGGGCGCCGTGCTCAAGCACTCCAGGGATTTCAACCTCACCAGGGAGGCGGTGCTGGGTTCTGCACTCTCCGCCGAGACTCCCGTTTATGACCTCCAGCAGGCTTGTGCCACCGGCCTTGAAACGGTGGTGGGACTGGCGAACAAGATCAAGTTGGGACAGATCGATTCCGCCATCGCCGGCGGCGTCGATTCTGCTTCTGATGCGCCGGTGGTTGTCAGTGAAGGGCTTCGTGAGGTCATCCTGGACCTGCACCGCGCCAAGACGCTTCCCCAGCGCCTCCAGATCCTGAGCCGCCTGCGGCCCAAGGACCTTACCCCACTGGCCCCCGGCACGGCAGAGCCCCGGACCGGCCTGACCATGGGCGAGCATCAGGCGCTCACCACCGCACAGTGGAAGATCTCCCGGGAAGCCCAGGACGAGCTGGCCCTGAACAGCCATCACAACCTTGCCGCCGCCTACGAGTCAGGGTTCTTTGATGACCTGATGACCCCCTACCGCGGTCTGACGCGCGACGCGAACCTGCGCGCGGATACTTCGATGGAGAAGCTCGCTGGCCTGAAGCCGGTCTTTGGCCGCAACCTTGGGGCAGATGCCACCATGACCGCGGGGAACTCCACCCCACTGACAGACGGCGCCTCCACTGTGTTGCTGGCGTCCGACGAATGGGCAGACGCCCGCGACCTGCCCAAGCTGGCAACCGTGGTCGACGCTGAGGCCGCCGCAGTGGATTTCGTCCACGGCAAGGACGGCCTCCTGATGGCGCCGGTGTTCGCTGTGCCCCGGCTCCTGGCCCGCCAGAACCTCACGTTCGCCGACTTTGACTACTTCGAAATCCACGAAGCCTTTGCGGCCACCGTCCTCAGCACGCTGGCCGCATGGGAGGACGAGGAATTCGGCCGGACCCGCCTGGGCCTGGAAGGCGCCTTCGGCAGCATCGACCGCTCGCGCCTCAACGTCAATGGTTCTTCGCTGGCGGCAGGCCACCCGTTCGCCGCAACCGGTGGCCGCATCGTCGGCACCCTGGCCAAGATGCTGCACGACAAGGCGGCCTCCACTGGCCGCCCCGCCCGCGGCCTGGTCTCCGTCTGCGCGGCCGGCGGCCAGGGCGTCGTCGCGATCCTGGAATCCCTGTAG
- a CDS encoding TetR/AcrR family transcriptional regulator, translated as MRLPIPSVPDTLGIVNFQDTTLPPAVGPEQTASSDGRSSRWQSHREERRRELIKQARRAVHALGSDASMEDIATAAGTSKSVFYRYFGDKAGLQQAVGEVVLSQMQHRIQEAAQSALTPREGLLAMVSAYLQMADTSPNVYAFVTSYAPADQAVPAHPAAAGGPLGHFFDAIADMIAKPMRSHLGDVGEAVIGYWPKAAIGLVRNAGEQWLSTPDSPAKPTQETMARQITAWLCVGIAPELTPASPTTKLSAKEGL; from the coding sequence ATGCGGTTACCGATACCCAGCGTACCTGATACGCTGGGTATCGTGAACTTTCAGGACACAACCCTCCCTCCTGCCGTCGGGCCTGAGCAGACCGCAAGCTCCGACGGGCGTTCCTCGCGTTGGCAAAGCCACCGTGAGGAACGCCGCAGGGAACTGATCAAGCAGGCCCGGCGTGCAGTGCATGCACTTGGCAGCGACGCGTCCATGGAGGACATCGCAACCGCCGCCGGAACCTCCAAGTCGGTCTTTTACCGTTACTTCGGGGATAAGGCGGGGCTTCAGCAGGCTGTGGGCGAAGTGGTCCTGAGCCAGATGCAGCACCGCATCCAGGAGGCTGCGCAAAGCGCCCTCACACCCCGGGAAGGGCTGCTGGCGATGGTCTCGGCCTACCTGCAAATGGCGGACACCAGCCCCAACGTCTACGCGTTCGTCACCAGCTACGCCCCCGCCGATCAGGCCGTGCCTGCCCATCCTGCAGCCGCCGGCGGCCCGCTGGGGCACTTCTTCGACGCCATCGCGGACATGATCGCCAAGCCCATGCGCTCGCACCTCGGCGACGTTGGAGAAGCTGTCATCGGGTACTGGCCCAAAGCAGCGATCGGCCTGGTGCGCAACGCCGGCGAACAGTGGCTCAGCACCCCCGACTCCCCCGCCAAGCCCACGCAGGAGACCATGGCCCGCCAGATCACGGCGTGGCTGTGTGTTGGCATAGCCCCTGAACTCACCCCCGCTTCACCAACCACCAAGTTATCCGCCAAAGAAGGACTGTGA
- a CDS encoding acyl-CoA dehydrogenase family protein, with product MTDVVERQAGRGLRPAATPAATPDKSPAPAIDVEALGRQLLGKWADVRLQARDLAARPELHKVEGLTHTDHRARVFGQLKYLVDNEAVHRAFPSGLGGSDDHGGNIAGFEELVVADPSLQIKAGVQWGLFGSAVMHLGTAEHHTKWLPGIMNLEIPGCFAMTETGHGSDVASIATTATYDPDTEEFVIHTPFRAAWKDYIGNAATDGLGAVVFAQLVTRGVNHGVHAFYVDLRDPQTKEFLPGIGGEDDGIKGGLNGIDNGRLHFTNVRIPRTNLLNRYGNVDEDGTYTSPIASPGRRFFTMLGTLVQGRVSLDGAAVAASKVALKAAIQYATERRQFNASSHTEEEVLLDYQRHQRRLFTRLATTYAAAFAHEQLLEKFDDVFSGAHDTDADRQDLETLAAALKPLSTWHALDTLQECREACGGAGFLIENRFASLRADLDVYATFEGDNTVLLQLVAKRLLADYAKEFRNVDFGVLARYVVNQAAGVAVHRTGLRQVAQFVADSGSVQKAANALRDEESQRALLTDRVQSMVAEAGAALKGSKRLPQDKGAALFNRHQNELIDAAQAHAELLQWEAFTEGLHKVADPGTRTVLTWLRDLFGLSLIEKNLSWYLMNGRLSMQRARTVGGYINRLLEKIRPHALDLVDAFGYGEEHVRAAIATGAEKTRQDEARTHFRNERASGQAPVDEKVLIARTAAPGRKG from the coding sequence ATGACTGATGTAGTGGAACGCCAAGCCGGCAGGGGCCTGCGCCCCGCGGCAACCCCTGCAGCCACTCCGGACAAGAGCCCCGCCCCCGCCATCGACGTCGAGGCTTTGGGCAGGCAGCTCCTGGGAAAGTGGGCCGACGTCCGCCTCCAGGCAAGGGACCTGGCTGCCAGGCCGGAACTGCACAAAGTGGAAGGCCTGACCCACACGGACCACCGTGCGCGCGTCTTCGGCCAGCTCAAATATCTCGTGGACAACGAAGCCGTGCACCGCGCCTTCCCGTCCGGGCTGGGCGGCTCGGACGACCACGGTGGAAACATTGCAGGGTTTGAGGAACTGGTGGTGGCCGACCCGTCGCTCCAGATCAAGGCCGGCGTCCAGTGGGGACTCTTCGGTTCGGCAGTGATGCATTTGGGAACGGCAGAACACCACACCAAGTGGCTGCCGGGAATCATGAACCTTGAGATCCCCGGCTGCTTCGCCATGACGGAAACCGGGCATGGCTCGGATGTGGCCAGCATCGCCACCACCGCAACGTACGATCCCGACACCGAAGAGTTCGTCATCCATACCCCCTTCCGGGCAGCGTGGAAGGATTACATCGGCAACGCCGCCACCGACGGACTGGGCGCCGTGGTCTTCGCCCAGCTGGTCACCCGCGGCGTGAACCACGGTGTCCACGCCTTCTACGTGGACCTGCGGGACCCGCAGACCAAGGAGTTCCTGCCCGGCATCGGCGGCGAGGACGACGGTATCAAGGGCGGCCTGAACGGCATCGACAACGGCCGCCTGCACTTCACCAACGTCCGCATCCCCAGGACCAACCTCCTGAACCGGTACGGCAACGTTGACGAGGACGGAACGTACACCTCGCCCATCGCCAGCCCTGGCCGGCGCTTCTTCACCATGCTGGGCACCCTGGTCCAGGGCCGGGTGTCCCTGGACGGCGCCGCCGTCGCCGCCTCCAAGGTGGCCTTGAAAGCGGCCATCCAGTACGCCACCGAGCGCCGCCAGTTCAACGCATCCTCCCACACGGAGGAGGAGGTCCTGCTCGACTACCAGCGCCACCAGCGGCGGCTGTTCACCAGGCTGGCCACCACCTACGCGGCCGCCTTCGCCCACGAACAGCTCCTGGAGAAGTTCGACGATGTCTTCTCCGGCGCCCACGACACCGACGCAGACCGCCAGGACCTGGAGACCCTGGCGGCAGCGCTGAAGCCGTTGAGCACCTGGCATGCCCTGGACACCCTGCAGGAATGCCGTGAGGCCTGCGGCGGCGCAGGGTTCCTGATCGAAAACCGCTTCGCCTCACTGCGCGCGGATCTAGACGTGTACGCCACCTTCGAGGGCGACAACACGGTCCTGCTCCAGCTGGTGGCCAAGCGCCTGCTGGCCGACTACGCCAAGGAATTCCGCAACGTGGACTTCGGCGTCCTGGCCCGCTACGTGGTGAACCAGGCAGCCGGCGTCGCCGTGCACCGCACCGGCCTGCGCCAGGTGGCCCAGTTCGTGGCGGACTCCGGGTCGGTCCAGAAGGCCGCGAACGCACTGCGGGACGAGGAAAGCCAGCGCGCGCTCCTCACGGATCGGGTGCAGAGCATGGTGGCCGAGGCGGGAGCCGCCCTCAAGGGCAGCAAGCGCCTCCCGCAGGACAAGGGTGCCGCCCTGTTCAACCGGCACCAGAACGAACTCATTGACGCCGCCCAGGCCCACGCGGAGCTGCTGCAGTGGGAGGCCTTCACGGAAGGCCTGCACAAGGTGGCGGACCCGGGAACCAGGACGGTACTGACCTGGCTGCGCGATCTGTTCGGCCTGTCGCTGATCGAGAAGAACCTGTCCTGGTACCTCATGAACGGCCGCCTCTCCATGCAGCGGGCCCGCACCGTGGGCGGATACATCAACCGGCTGCTGGAGAAGATCCGCCCGCATGCGCTGGACCTGGTGGACGCCTTTGGATACGGCGAGGAGCACGTCCGTGCAGCCATCGCTACCGGTGCCGAAAAGACACGCCAGGACGAAGCCCGTACGCATTTTCGGAATGAACGTGCCAGCGGACAGGCCCCGGTGGATGAGAAGGTGCTGATCGCGAGGACCGCCGCGCCGGGCCGCAAGGGCTAA
- the glgA gene encoding glycogen synthase, translated as MRIDIVTKEFPPEIYGGAGVHVAELSRVLSKHVDLQVRAFGAPRDADYHGATVTSYQVPEDLGGANAAVQTLGVDLRIVPDVQGADLVHSHTWYANMAGHLASLLHGIPHVLSAHSLEPLRPWKAEQLGGGYALSSWVEKTAYEAAAAIIAVSEGMRQDILRSYPNVDPAKVRVVHNGIDVELWQRDENDDDVRALGIDPAKPSVVFVGRNTRQKGVPYLLRAAAKLPADVQLVLCLGAADTPELAAETAALIEDLQKQRTGVVLIERMLPRHELIQVLSHATAFACPSIYEPLGIVNLEAMACGAAVVASATGGIPEVVEHGRTGLLVDLEQVTDGTGTPLDPEKFVSEFADALTEVVSDPDRARAMGQAGRERAEKHFSWESITETTLEVYRSVLPAAG; from the coding sequence GTGCGAATAGACATTGTGACTAAAGAGTTCCCGCCGGAGATCTACGGTGGCGCCGGGGTGCATGTAGCCGAATTGAGCAGGGTGCTTAGTAAGCACGTTGACCTGCAGGTTCGTGCTTTCGGCGCTCCCCGTGATGCCGATTACCATGGCGCAACGGTAACGTCCTACCAGGTCCCGGAGGACCTTGGCGGGGCGAACGCGGCGGTCCAGACCCTCGGTGTGGACCTGCGCATTGTGCCGGACGTGCAAGGCGCGGACCTGGTCCATTCGCACACCTGGTACGCCAACATGGCCGGCCATTTGGCCTCCCTGCTGCACGGAATTCCGCACGTTCTCAGCGCCCACAGCCTCGAGCCGCTGCGTCCCTGGAAGGCTGAACAGCTGGGCGGCGGCTATGCCCTTTCCTCCTGGGTGGAGAAGACGGCGTACGAAGCTGCGGCCGCGATTATCGCGGTGTCCGAGGGCATGCGCCAGGACATCCTGCGCAGCTACCCCAACGTGGATCCGGCAAAGGTCCGCGTGGTGCACAACGGAATCGACGTGGAGCTTTGGCAGCGTGACGAAAACGACGACGACGTCCGCGCCCTGGGGATCGATCCCGCCAAGCCGAGTGTCGTCTTTGTGGGAAGAAACACACGCCAAAAGGGCGTCCCCTACCTCCTGCGGGCGGCAGCGAAGCTGCCGGCCGACGTCCAGCTGGTCCTGTGCCTCGGCGCGGCGGACACCCCGGAACTCGCAGCAGAGACCGCGGCCCTGATCGAGGACCTGCAGAAGCAGCGCACGGGCGTGGTGCTGATCGAGCGGATGCTGCCGCGCCACGAGCTCATCCAGGTGCTCAGCCACGCCACCGCATTCGCCTGCCCCTCCATCTACGAGCCGCTGGGCATCGTCAACCTTGAGGCCATGGCCTGCGGCGCGGCTGTGGTGGCCAGCGCCACCGGCGGCATCCCCGAGGTCGTGGAGCATGGCCGCACCGGCCTGCTGGTGGATCTGGAGCAGGTCACGGACGGCACAGGGACACCCCTGGATCCGGAGAAGTTCGTCAGCGAGTTCGCTGACGCACTCACCGAGGTGGTGTCCGATCCCGACCGCGCCCGGGCGATGGGACAGGCCGGCCGGGAACGGGCTGAGAAGCACTTCTCCTGGGAGTCCATCACCGAGACCACCCTTGAGGTGTACCGCTCCGTGCTGCCAGCCGCCGGCTGA
- the glgC gene encoding glucose-1-phosphate adenylyltransferase, translating to MPLTKKVLAIVLAGGEGNRLMPLTADRAKPAVPFAGSYRLIDFALSNLVNSRYLQIVVLTQYKSHSLDRHISETWRMSTQLGNYIASVPAQQRVGKSWFLGSANAIYQSLNLIHDANPDIVVVVGADHVYRMDFAQMVAQHVNSGAKATVAAVRQPLHMANQFGVIETDQNDPQKIAAFVEKPATTPGLAADPSQFLASMGNYVFDADALVDALHVDAERLDTKHDMGGDIIPYFVNRGEAGVYDFTLNEIPGSTERDRTYWRDVGTIDSFYDAHMDLISPLPVFNLYNSEWPIYTRQTTSPPAKFVRGKNNTVGTALDSIVANGVVISGGVVEGSVLSNDVYVATSGRVIDSVLMDKVQVGEGAVINRAILDKNVKVPAGAAIGLDHDLDRARGFKVTESGITVLSKGQEVPEPGEEERKLAAQHVSILPNAIRAAAEQYPDMREAADKVAGTHAAAAAEAAPAGRLS from the coding sequence ATGCCGTTAACCAAAAAAGTCCTGGCCATTGTCCTCGCAGGCGGCGAGGGAAACAGGCTTATGCCACTGACGGCAGACCGGGCCAAGCCCGCTGTGCCTTTCGCCGGCAGCTACCGCCTCATCGACTTCGCGCTGTCCAACCTGGTGAATTCCCGCTACCTGCAGATCGTGGTGCTGACCCAGTACAAGTCGCACAGCCTTGACCGGCACATCTCCGAGACCTGGCGGATGTCTACCCAGCTCGGCAACTACATCGCTTCCGTCCCGGCACAGCAGCGCGTGGGCAAGAGCTGGTTCCTGGGCAGCGCCAACGCCATCTACCAGTCCCTGAACCTCATCCATGACGCCAACCCGGACATCGTTGTTGTGGTGGGGGCTGACCACGTCTACCGCATGGACTTCGCCCAGATGGTGGCCCAGCACGTGAACAGCGGTGCCAAGGCCACCGTCGCCGCCGTGCGGCAGCCGCTGCACATGGCCAACCAGTTCGGCGTCATCGAAACGGACCAGAACGATCCCCAGAAGATCGCCGCGTTTGTCGAAAAGCCTGCCACCACCCCGGGTCTTGCCGCCGACCCCTCACAATTCCTGGCCTCCATGGGCAACTACGTGTTCGACGCCGACGCCCTGGTGGACGCGCTGCACGTGGACGCCGAGCGCCTGGACACCAAGCACGACATGGGCGGGGACATCATCCCCTACTTCGTCAACCGCGGTGAGGCCGGCGTGTACGACTTCACGCTCAACGAGATCCCCGGCTCCACTGAGCGCGACCGCACCTACTGGCGCGACGTAGGCACCATCGACTCCTTCTACGACGCCCACATGGACCTCATCTCGCCGCTGCCGGTCTTCAACCTCTACAACTCCGAGTGGCCCATTTACACCCGTCAGACCACTTCACCGCCGGCCAAGTTCGTCCGCGGCAAGAACAACACCGTGGGCACGGCGCTGGACTCCATCGTGGCCAACGGCGTGGTAATTTCCGGCGGCGTGGTGGAAGGCTCGGTGCTGTCCAACGACGTCTACGTAGCCACCAGCGGCCGCGTGATCGATTCGGTCCTGATGGACAAGGTGCAGGTGGGTGAAGGGGCAGTGATCAACCGCGCCATCCTGGACAAGAACGTCAAGGTGCCCGCAGGTGCTGCCATCGGTCTTGACCATGACCTGGACCGGGCACGGGGGTTCAAGGTCACCGAATCCGGCATCACGGTCCTGTCCAAGGGCCAGGAGGTTCCCGAGCCCGGCGAGGAAGAACGGAAGCTTGCCGCGCAGCATGTCAGCATCCTGCCCAACGCCATCCGGGCCGCCGCGGAGCAGTATCCCGACATGCGCGAGGCCGCGGACAAGGTTGCCGGCACGCATGCTGCCGCAGCCGCGGAGGCCGCACCGGCCGGCAGGCTTTCCTGA
- a CDS encoding SDR family NAD(P)-dependent oxidoreductase gives MSSPDLTPEDIQACLKVLNTIHAYDEEHPDYLAVRRATGKMFKAVKRHRRVTKRDSIAEADRAVIAQTATAAPDRIDDETRGNKLEPSATGKIAGHLIRSRPCYICKQHYTQVDAFYHQLCPECAAFSHSKRDARADLTGRRALLTGGRAKIGMYIALRLLRDGAHTTITTRFPKDAARRFAAMEDSGEWLHRLRIVGIDLRDPAQVMALTDSLNEAGPLDIIINNAAQTVRRSGNAYKPLVDAEDEPLPAALEHANGGPELLTFGHAHDKHPLAIAGSVTEHPVLAGDAVTSLALSTGSASLERIASGTAIDAGGLVPDLATINSWTQVVDEVDPLEMLEVQLCNVTAPFLLVSRLRDAMRRSTARRKYIVNVSAMEGQFSRAYKGPGHPHTNMAKAALNMMTRTSAQEMLDTDGILMTAVDTGWITDERPHFTKVRLMEEGFHAPLDLVDGAARVYDPIVMGEKGEDQYGVFLKDYKPSPW, from the coding sequence ATGAGCTCCCCCGATCTGACCCCTGAGGACATCCAGGCCTGCCTCAAGGTCCTGAACACCATCCACGCCTACGACGAGGAGCACCCGGACTATCTCGCGGTACGCCGTGCGACGGGAAAGATGTTCAAAGCGGTCAAGCGCCACCGCAGGGTCACCAAGCGTGATTCGATTGCCGAGGCTGACAGGGCAGTCATCGCCCAGACCGCCACCGCCGCGCCGGACCGGATCGACGACGAGACCCGCGGCAACAAGCTGGAACCGTCTGCTACGGGCAAGATCGCGGGCCATCTCATCAGGTCCCGCCCCTGCTACATCTGCAAGCAGCACTACACCCAGGTGGACGCGTTCTACCACCAGCTGTGCCCGGAGTGCGCCGCCTTCAGCCACAGCAAGCGTGACGCCCGGGCTGACCTCACCGGGCGCCGGGCCCTGCTCACCGGCGGCCGGGCCAAGATCGGGATGTACATCGCCCTGCGCCTGCTGCGGGATGGGGCGCACACCACCATCACCACCCGGTTCCCCAAGGACGCGGCCCGCCGCTTCGCCGCTATGGAGGACAGCGGCGAGTGGCTGCACCGGCTCCGGATCGTGGGAATCGACCTGCGTGATCCTGCCCAGGTCATGGCCCTCACGGATTCCCTCAATGAAGCCGGCCCGCTGGACATCATCATCAACAACGCTGCCCAGACTGTGCGCCGTTCCGGCAACGCCTACAAACCGCTGGTGGATGCAGAGGATGAACCCCTCCCTGCAGCGCTGGAGCACGCCAACGGCGGCCCGGAGCTGCTGACCTTCGGCCACGCCCATGACAAGCACCCGCTGGCCATCGCAGGCAGCGTCACGGAACACCCCGTCCTGGCCGGCGACGCCGTCACTTCGCTGGCGCTGTCCACCGGGTCTGCGTCCCTGGAACGGATCGCCTCGGGAACAGCCATCGACGCCGGTGGGTTGGTTCCCGACCTGGCCACCATCAACAGCTGGACGCAGGTGGTGGACGAGGTGGATCCGCTCGAAATGCTCGAGGTGCAGCTCTGCAACGTCACCGCGCCGTTCCTGTTGGTCAGCCGCCTCCGGGACGCCATGAGGCGCTCCACCGCGCGGCGAAAGTACATTGTGAACGTCTCCGCCATGGAGGGCCAGTTCTCCCGGGCCTATAAAGGACCGGGGCATCCGCACACCAACATGGCCAAGGCGGCCCTGAACATGATGACCCGCACCAGCGCGCAGGAAATGCTGGACACGGATGGCATCCTGATGACGGCCGTGGACACGGGCTGGATCACCGACGAACGTCCGCACTTCACCAAGGTCCGGCTGATGGAGGAAGGCTTCCACGCTCCCCTGGACCTGGTGGACGGCGCGGCCCGCGTCTACGATCCCATCGTCATGGGTGAAAAGGGCGAGGACCAGTACGGCGTCTTCCTGAAGGATTACAAGCCCAGCCCCTGGTGA